The Alkalihalobacillus sp. TS-13 genomic interval TCCACGATCTCGAGGTTAGAAATACCCAGCACACTTAAGAAGGAGTGGAGGCGCTTGAATAAATCCTCCAGCTGATGTCCGATCCTTGACCATCCACGGGTTTCCCAATAGTCTCCGAATTGCTGAAAGAAGTCGAAGGCAGAAGGGAAGACGTGATCGATCAAATAACTGACAGTCGTGTCCATGCGGTGGTCATTCCAGAACTTCTCCAGGACATCCTCCACACGCTTGATCTTGATGATTTCATCAAAACTCAGCACATTGTTTCCAAGAATCTCATACGGTGCTTTGTCCATATAGATATAATCATGGTTGTCCGCTCGGAGACGCATTCCTGTTCCTCTGAGCATTTTCAAAAAGCCGAGCTGCACTTCTTCGATACGGAAGGCAAATACATCGTTGAAAGTTTTCCTGAACGAGTCATAATTTTCTTCAGGCAGTCCAGCAATCAAGTCAAGGTGCTGGACGATTTTACCGCCATCACGGACGGTTGTCACTGTTCTTGTCAGCTTTTCGAAATTCTGTCGTCTTTCAACGAGCTCATTCGTATTGTCATTCGTGGATTGTACCCCGATTTCGAACCGGAATAAGCCGGCAGGGGCATGTTCATTCAAAAAATTGATGACTTCAGGACGCATGATATCAGCTGTGATTTCGAACTGGAACACAGTGCCTGGAAGATGTTCTTTGATCAAGAAATCGAACATTTCGAGCGCATAATCCCTGCGGATATTGAATGTCCGGTCGACAAATTTGATGGTCCGTGCTCCATTATCCATCAAGAAACGAATTTCTTCTTTCATCATTTCAATGTCAAAGTAACGGACGCCGACCTCAATTGAAGACAAGCAAAAGGAACAGGAATATGGACAGCCTCTGCTAGTCTCGATGTATGTGACCCGTTTTGAAAGCTGTGGCAGATCCTCTTCCACTCGGAAAGGGGACGGGACCGTTTTCAAATCGAGCTTCGGTCTCGGACCAGTCCGGAATGGTTTCCCGTTCTTCCTGTATGCTATTCCTGCAACCGAATCGATATCTTCTTCCTTTTCAAACGCATGTAAAAGGTCTTTGAATGTTTCTTCGCCTTCACCTACAACGATGTAATCAACATGCTCAAGCCGCTCCAGCCATTGTGGCACATCATAAGAGACTTCCGGTCCTCCGAGCACGATTTTGACATCAGGTTTGATCTTCTTCATCATTTCAATGATCGGAATCGTTTCTTCGATGTTCCAAATATAACAGCTGAAGCCGATGACGTCAGGATTTCGGGAATACAAATCACTGACGATGTTCATCACTGGATCTTTGATCGTATATTCAGCCATATCGATTTTGAAATCAGGCTCACAATACGTTTTCAAATACCTTAAGGCAAGGCATGTATGGATATATTTAGCGTTCAGGGTGCTTACGACTATGTTCATCTTTTTCACTCCGTGTTGGTCAATGGTAATCAGCGATTCAACTTAAATGCTCAGTTGGATTTGAGTTAGAAATTCACGACACTCCTGCGGGAAAAGCGAGCCAAGCGAGACCCCGCACTTTATAAAAGGATCTTCGACTATAATAATGAACTTCGACTAAATACCACCACGTCCTATGGTGAACGTCGAAGTCAGTACATCCTGTACAAGTACGTCCTGTGGTGAACGTCGAAGCCACCACATCCTGTGGAAGTGAGTGAGGAGGCTTGCGGATCGTCCGCTGAATTTCTTGAAAATCCACAATAATTTATGACCAAAAAATAATGTACTATTTAACAACTCATTTTATCACATTTTGGTATGTGGCTCACGGTTAATGTGAAAAGAGGAATTTTAAAAGGAGAAATGGAAGTATATACGACGTTACGAGCGAAATGTTTTACAAAGGTGATCGATTAGCAGAAAATCAAATTAACACGGTAAAAGAAGGAGGGTCTGATATGGAACGATTAACAGAAGAACTAGTGTCTGAGCAGCTCCAGAAGCTTAAAGACTGGAAACTGACCGATGAAAAATGGATCACAAAGAAATATCGATTCAATGATTATCTGGAAGGAATTGATTTTGTCAGTAAAATCGCTCGTCATTCTGAGGAAATCCAGCATCATCCTCTCATTTCCATCGATTATAAGCTTGTAACAGTCAAGTTGAGCTCCTGGCAGGCAAAGGGTCTGACAGAACTTGATTTTAAGCTTGCTGCTGATTATGACCGTATCTACGATCAATAGGAGGAAAATATGAAATTCATCTATGGAAATCACCAAAATGAACCGATTGTTGCAGTCCTTTTAGAGAATCAGACTGAAAAAGCACTTGATCTGACACGTGCAGCATCTGCGGTGGGAGCCGATTTGCCGAATACACTACTTGAAGCTGTCCAACTTGGCGAAGAATTCGTCAAAAAGGTCGATGAGTTGCAGTCGCTTTTAAGAGAACAGGGTAATACCGAAAAGTACATTCTAGAGCTCAATTCGATTGAACTGCTGGCTCCGATTCCAAGGCCGACGAAAAATATCTTTTGTGTAGGGAAAAATTATCTCGACCATGCGCTTGAACTTGGTACAGACGCAGATGTACCGGAAGTGCCGATGATTTTTTCAAAAGCTCCAACGACGGTAATTGGTCCGGAACAATCAATCATCATTCCGACAGAGGTCACGACTGATATCGATTATGAAGGTGAACTTGCAGTGGTAATCGGGAAAAAGGGAAAGGCGATTACTCGTGAAGAAGCATATGACTATGTGTTCGGTTATACACTCATCAACGATGTAACCGCAAGAGACCTCCAGAGTAAACACAAACAATTTCTAATCGGAAAGAGCTTGGACGCAAGCTGTCCGATGGGACCTGCTTTGGTTCATAAATCAGCAGTCCCTGACCCTCACGATCTACATATTACCACTTACGTAAATGGAGAAACACGACAGAGTTCTTCAACATCGAAAATGATTTTCTCGATACCTGAATTAATCGAGGTCCTATCAAAAGTAATGACACTCGAACCAGGAGACATCATCGCAACCGGTACACCTGCTGGAGTTGGAAAAGGATTCAAGCCGCCTAAATATCTGAAAGCAGATGATGTCGTCAAAATCGAAGTGGAAAACATCGGTATCCTGTCGAACCCTGTACACAATGATGTTTAACGGAACCCACCGAATGGAATTGTAAAAGTAGAACACAGATTAGTTGTATCATTTTGAAAAATGGAGGCGTTACGATGGATAAAGGTATTTTTATCAATAATGAATGGTCTGATTACGGTCTGGAAAAAGTCGAAGTAGTGAACCCTGCAACAGGTGAACGCGTCGGTACAGTTCCTCGAGGCGGGAAAAAAGAAGCAAGAATGGCTATTGATGCAGCCCACGAAGCATTTCCATCCTGGTCCAATTTGACAGCATATGATCGTGCTGCTTATTTAGAGACGTTATATGATTTGATGCTGGAGCATGAAGATGAGCTAGCGAAACTCATGACGGAAGAAATGGGTAAGCCACTGAAAGAATCGAAAGGCGAAGTCCAGTATGCGGCGTCCTTCTTAAAGTGGTTTGCTGAAGAAGGGAAACGTATCTACGGCAGGACGATACCCGCTTCAAAAGAAAACAAACGAATGCAAGTCAACAAACAGCCTGTCGGCGTCGTCGGTGCGATCACACCGTGGAACTTTCCGGCAGCGATGATTACTCGTAAGCTTGGGCCAGCATTAGCAGCGGGATGTACGTTCGTCGTCAAACCGCCGAATGAAACACCATTGACAGCTGTACGTCTAGTAGAGCTCTGTCAGGAAGCAGGTATTCCGAAGGGTGTCGTCAACCTCGTATCCGGTAAGTCCTCAGAGATCGGGGAAGAGCTTTTATCTAATCCGAAAGTCCGTAAAGTGACATTCACTGGCTCGACAGAAGTCGGAAAGCTATTGATGAAACAAGGTGCGGAACAGGTGAAAAATATGTCACTAGAGCTTGGTGGGCATGCTCCGATCGTCGTACTGGATGATGCTGATGTCAAATATGCCGCCGCACAGTCAGTCGCCTCTAAATTTCGTAACGGTGGGCAGACGTGTATTTGCGGCAACCGGATCTATGTGCAGGAAAAGATTTATGATGAATTCATCGAAGAGGTAGTAGCCATTACGAAAAAGCTGAAGGTCGGCAATGGTCTTGAAGAGGAAACAGATATTGGCCCGATGATCAATAAAGATGCATATGAAAAAGTCGAAAAGCATGTTCAGAATGCAATCAAGCAGGGGGCGAAGTGTGTAGTCGGCGGAAAAGGTCAAGAAGCTGAGAACGGAACGTATTATTACGAGCCGACGGTCCTTATCGATGTTGAACCCAGCATGCTGATCATGAATGAAGAGACGTTCGGTCCAGTCGCTCCGATCCAAAAGGTGAAAACAGATGAAGAAGCTGTGACGTATGCGAATATGACGCCATATGGATTAGCGGCGTACGTGTTCAGTGAGCATTATAGTCGTGGATTGAAAGTGGTCGAAGCGCTCGATTATGGTATTGTCGGCTGGAATGACGGGGTACCTTCAGCCGCACAAGCACCGTTCGGAGGCATGAAACAGAGTGGACTCGGCCGCGAAGGCGGAATTGAAGGAATCGAAGAGTATCTTGAAACGAAATACATCTCGATTGGCTTGAAAGAATAGAATTTAGATGGGGAAAGGATTGACCTGACGGCAGAAATGCCCTAGTCAATCCTTTTCTTTTCTCGAATTTAGTCTAAAATTACTGGTTTAAATCAAAAAAATCGTGATTAAGTCTAAATATTTTGTTTTATGTCTAAAAAGTCCACTCCTAAGTCTAAAATCAATATCCGCGTGAGTTTCCGAATGCTTACTTGAACACAGCCCGATTCCGAACTTTGACACTTTTTTCTTTTTCCCCGTCTAGTAAAGGTGAAGCTACCAGTAGTAACGAGATGATCAAAGTGATATAGAAACCAGCTGTCACGATGTTTCCAGTGTTCGTGAGGATATAAAGACAGCTCATCACTGCGACCAGTCCCGCTGCACAATCCAAATAAATGCTTGGCTTCCGCTTTGAAAATAACATCGTGAGTACGAAAACTGAAATGACTGGTGCAAGCAGCATCACAAACAACGAGAACATTTGCTCATTGCTGATTTTCATGACACCGATACTGTTCAGCTGATTGGCAAGCGAAATTGTCTTGAATGGGAGAAGGTAGCCGATTACCGGAATAGTGGTGACGATGAAAGGTATTTTCAGCCATGGGAGTGCAAAGCTCCCGAGAAGAGCAATATGTAACCAGATGCGTAGTTTTTTCATAATGAACCCTCCAAAGATGAAATTGAGATAAGCTACCATAGACATATTCAACTTCACGTGCAATAAGAACTGACGAAGGTCCTGATATGGTGAAAATTATGTGTACACTTTCTGCTTTTATTGGACATAAATTTTGTTTTATGTACATTTCCCACGTTATATATACATATTTTCGTCTTTATCAACATTTGACTTATTTCGACATGCGGCAGGAAAAGCTTCTGTTTCCCAGCGAAATAAAGAAAACTTGGCAAAGCCTCGGCGCAGGCAGAGCCATAGTTGCACTGATATTGAAGAAAGTATTTTCTTTCTTTAAATGCAAAAAGAACAGGCGCCAATGAGCCTGTTCTTCATCAAAATGTTTCTTTTATGCTTCTAATACTTCTTTAATCTTTCCGATCGCCCAATCGAGATCTTTTTTGTCGATCACGAGTGGTGGTGCGAAACGGATGACAGTTTCGTGCGTTTCCTTACAAAGCAGTCCTTTTTCCTTCAATTCCTCACAATACGAGCGTGCGGCTTCAGTCAATTCAACACCAATGAACAAACCGCGTCCGCGAATTTCTTTTATCTTCGGATTGTTGATCTTCTTCAATTCCTCTTGGAAGTAGTTCCCCAATTCCAAAGAACGTTCTACTAATTTCTCTTCTTCAAGAACTTCAAGTGATGCGATCGCTACCGCACATCCTAATGGGTTCCCGCCGAAGGTAGAACCATGGGAACCAGGGCTGAAGACACCTAAGATATCTTTGTTAGCAGCAACGCAGGAAATCGGGAATACCCCTCCGCCAAGCGCTTTTCCAAGGATATACATGTCTGGAACGACGTTTTCCCAATCACAGGCGAACGTTTTACCAGAACGACCTAAGCCGGATTGGATTTCATCGGCAACCATCAACACATTTTCAGAAGTACATAATTCACGTGCTTCTTTCAAGAAACCATCTTCCGGAATGTTGATCCCAGCTTCACCCTGGATAGGTTCGAACAAGAATGCTGCAGTATTTTCTGTAATTGCATTACGCAATGCTTCGATATCGCCGTAAGGAATGACCTTGATACCAGGAAGCATTGGTCCGAATCCGCGCTTGTATTCAGCTTCTGATGAGAGGGAAACGGCTGTCATCGTACGTCCGTGGAAGTTTCCTTCACATGCGATGATTTCTGCTTGGTTGTCTTGTACGCCTTTTACATCATATGCCCAGCGGCGAGCGGTCTTGATTGCCGTCTCAACCGCTTCTGCACCAGTATTCATCGGCAGAATCATGTCTTTATTCGTCAGTTTCGATACTTTTTCATAAAATGGAGCTAGTTGATCGTTGTGGAACGCTCGGGAAGTCAACGTTACACGGTCAGCCTGCTGCTTAAGCGCTTCGATGATTTTCGGGTGTCGATGTCCTTGGTTGACAGCGGAATAGGCACTCAACATATCCATATACTTATTGCCTTCAGGGTCTTTCACCCAAACACCTTCAGCTTCGGAAATGACGATCGGGAGTGGGAGATAGTTTTTTGCTCCATACTGTTCTGTTTTCGAAATGATTTCTTCTGTTCCATGTTGGTTTCTTACTTTACTCATGTAGCTCACTCCATTCTTTTCAATTCATTTTGACTCTTTCCCCATTATAAATGAAAACGCTTATGCATTACACCCTCAGCATCAGATTTCCCTTTTGGAAAGGGTTTTGATATGATGAAATCGATTGAGTTTAGAGGAGGAATGCTGGATGCTTCATGCACATGTTACGTCTTGGGCGATTGCAATCATCCTGTTTTTTGTAACGTATTTTCTATTAAAAGCAGGAAAAGCGAAAGGCCATAAGATCACAAGCATGATTTTAAGGTTGTTTTATGTCTTCATTATTGTTACTGGCGGAATGATGTTCGTACAATACTTATCAGGCGGATATTATGAATTTAAATTATTTGCGAAAGCACTGGTTGGTATCTGGGTGATCGGAAGTATGGAAATGGTGTTGGCAAAAGCGAAAAAAGGGGCTTCTGTCACTGGAATGTGGATCATGTTCGTCATTTCACTGATCCTTGTTTTATACCTTGGTTATCACGCATTGCCAATGTAAAAGAAAGGACAAACCTTCAAGAAAGAGCTTATCCGATAAGGACAAGCTCTTTTTTAATCCATAAACGTATTTTCTGTGATGATCACCATGACCGCTTTTTCAATCGAGTCGTCCTTCGAATTGGTTTCAAAGTATGTATCGATTTGATCAAGAAGTTGATAAGGGTCATCTATGTGTATATCTCTTGACTTCAGACCCTTTTTTAGATGGATGGCAAAAGTAAGACGATCTTGAGTTGATAAGGACTGCCACTCTTGACCGGTGTGTTGTAAAATGTCTTCAGGATTCTTCGAAGAGGACGTGTGGCCGGCTGATGGTTCTCTTTGTTCTTTCATTTGGATCATGCTTTTTTCATCTACAAAAAAATCCGTTAATTCAGGACTAACAGCTATTGAGGAAATTCCCAATAAGACTGCAAGAGTAAGTAGACCGAATAAGAAGTTTTTCATATGTACCATGCCTTTATCTTAATGTGTATATCAGTATAACATTTCTGTGCTAAGCGGTTAACGTTCTTCACCAAAAAAGGGGGAAATTATGAAATTCTATCAATTCAATCCAACTCAAGCTAAGGTGATCGATCGGTTTAGTAGTTCAGGTGTACGTATTTCGCCTTTTATACGTCAAGAAGGATTTCAGCAGACAGCTTGTATCCACTTCGAAAAAGAAGGCTGCCTCGGTATGCATCCTGCCACAGTCAACCAATTGTTCATTGTTGTATCTGGTGAAGGGTGGGTACGTGTAAAAGATTCAGAGAAAGTGAAAGTTTCTGCTGGAATAGCTGTGTATTGGGAGCCGGGTGAAGAACATGAATCAGGTTCAGAGGAATCCATGGAGGTCATTGTGTTAGAGGGAGCGAACATCGATCCATCAACCTTCATGGCTGAAATCGAAGTGAAGTAGGATAAAAGACCTCATTTCCTTTATTCGAACACAGTAAAATAGGAGTTTATACACCCCGCTGATTGATGAAGGGAAGAACAAATTTGGTCGATAAAAGGTATGGATATGTCTTAAATTAACAATCAGATCATTTTCAATCGATGCTGGGGAAGGGTGTAAAGATGAAGACTGTCAGCACGATTTATAGTAGTAAGAAACAATTACAAACATTCATAGATATGAACAACCTACAATCGATGCATGATCGGTTATTGATCCAGATCTTCACATCAGAGGGGAAGGTACGTATTTCAAGACTTGTGGAGATGCTTGATCAGGAGTTTCCGAATGCAGCAATCATCGGTGCGACAGTGGACGCCTCCTTTTGCAAGGAAATCAGGACGAGCGGTACGACGATCTCTTTTACGGTTTTCGACAAGGTGCAGCTTGCATCTATTGGCATTTCTGATGATGGAAATATGGAAGCCCATGAATGTGGCATTTATATTGCTGAACGGATCATCAAACCAGATACGAAGGCCGTTATCCTGTTCGGAAGCAGCAGTACATATAACAATCTGGGAGTTCTGAAGGGGTTGGAGGAAAGGGTCCCTGGTGTTGTAGTTGCAGGTGGAAATGCCGTGCCGATTGGTGAACGGAATATAGAATACCTGATCTTCAATGAAGGTTTAATTGATTCAGGCGTGACGGCGGTCAGCCTGACTGGTGAGGAATTGAAGGCCTCGGTCCATGCTTGTTTAGACTGGAATACGGCAGGTCGCTCTTTCATGGTAACGAAGGCTGAAAATTCGATCCTATATACGTTGGATGATAAACCAGTCAAAGATATCTATGAAAAATATCTTGGAAGCGAAATGACGACGAGTATCATAGATTCCCATTCTTCCTTTCCTTTGATGGTGACGCGTGGAGAGCAGACAGAGCCTGTGATGGTGAAGCGTTTTTGTGAAGACGGTTCGATCGAAGTCTTTCAACCAATTCAGGAAGGTTGCAAAGTTTCAATTGGTTGCGGAGATGCCGGAATATTTCTGGATTCGATGAATTGTATCTATCGCCAGCTGGAAAATCAGCCTGTAGAAGGACTCTTCCTATATTCATGTTTATCCAGGCGCCGGTTTTTCAATATCGGGATCGCTCATGAGATGGACATGATCAAAAGACTCGTTCCGACAGTAGGGGCTTTCACAGCGGGTGAATATTATCATGAGGATGGAAAGAATGACGTCTTAAGCTATGCCCTTTCGTTCCTAACGTTAGCAGAAAATGAAACGTATATTGATGAACAAACCTTCAGGAACGCAAATAACGTTGCTTCCCACTACCAGGAATTTCTTGCGATGTCACAGCTCGTGAAGGCATCCACAGAGGATCTTGAGGTTTTGAACGATTCTCTTATGATAGCGGAAGAGAAAATTTCACAGTTGGCTTATCACGACAGTTTGACAGGCTTGCCAAACCGTATGTATTTCCATGAGAGGTTGGCTGAAGCGATCGAGTCAGCAGAAAAATCGAATGAAAAACTTGCTGTGATGGTAATCGATTTGGATGAGTTCAAGATGATCAACGATAGTCTAGGGCATCAGGCTGGTGACCGGATTTTAAAACATGTGGCAAGAAATATGAGCGGGATGATTGAAGAGGAGCAATGCATTGCACGGTTTGCTGCAGATGAATTCCTCATTTTCGTTCCTGGTGCAAGTGATTTGGATAAGCTGACGAGTTTAGCAAAAAATATCTTGTCAGTTATCAAAAAACCGATTTTCTTGAATGGCAAAGATTATGTTCTGTCTGGGAGCATCGGAATCAGTATTTACCCTGATGATGCCAGAGATGATGAGCACCTCTTGAAGAATGCGAACCTGGCGATGCACCGTGCAAAATTGGACGGGAGAAACAGTGTGCAGTTTTTTACTATGGAGATGAATGAATCAATTAACGAACGCCTTGAAATGGAATATCATTTGAGAAAGGCGATGTCGTTGGGCGAGTTTGAAATCTTCTACCAACCGCAGATTAATATATCCGATGGAAAAGTTTTCGCTTGTGAAGCATTGCTGAGATGGAATCATACGAAACGTGGAATGATTCCTCCTAACCTTTTTATTCCGATCGCCGAAGAAGCGGGATTGATTAATGAAATCGGAAAGTGGGTCCTTGAACAAGCCTGTAATCAAGTACGCAGATGGCACGACCAAGGTGCGGGACACTTATCGGTTTGTGTAAATGTTTCTGGAAGGCAATTTCAACGGTTAGAGTTCGTCGATGAAGTAAAAGAATGCTTGGGGATTTCTGGTCTGAGTCCTTCCGCCCTGCACATCGAATTGACGGAGAGCATCATGCTTGAAGATGTAGAGCATAGCCTGTGGATCATCAATCAGTTGAGAGCTCTCGGGGTGAAAATCTCTGTCGATGATTTTGGCACAGGATATTCTTCTTTAAGTTACTTGAGGGATTTTCCGATCGATATTTTGAAAATCGACCAATCGTTCATACGGAATCTGGAAGAATTCAGTTCAGATGCTGCAATTGTCCGTGCAATCATTACGATGTGTGAAGGATTGAACGTCACTGTCCTTGCTGAAGGCGTTGAAACGAAAAAACAGCTGATCACCTTGAAAAACTTTGGATGTGACCAAGTGCAAGGGTACTATATCAGCAAACCTGTCAATCCAACACAAATCCAAACCTTCCTAACAGGGAACAAAATCATTTGAAGAAAACCTGGCACAGCAAAAACTTCGTTTGGCGCTGGTTGAACCATAGTTGCTCTTATTTTGAAGGGACTGACCAATTAGTTCTGAGCATATGTGTTATACGCGATCCAACTTGCTGAATTAGTCTCCGAAAATCGCTAACGGACACAGGAGACCTTATTTTAAAAAACTCGCTCATTTATAAAAATAACGGACACCAGAGATCTTATTTCCTTAAAACCATAGAAGATCAGCTCTTTTGTTCACAAATAACGGTTCTGGTATCCGTTAATTTTTCAAAACATCCATGAAAACACAAAGGGGCTGATCAAACATCTATTTTCATCGATGTGTTGGATCAGTCCCTTTAAAATGTGAAATAAGGAAAGCGGCTCGACTCAAACCAATCGAACCGCTTTTTATAATTTAGGATAGGCGTGCCTCGTTAAGTGTGCCTGGCACCGGACAAGACCTCAACAGCGCCAAGGGTCCTGAAAGTGTGCCTGGCACCGAAATGTGGCGCTGCTTCCTAGTATAGGTCGGTGCGGCGGTCTTCGTAGATTGGTATTCGGGTACGGATTTCGTTTAGCTCGTCAATGGAGATGTCAGCGAATAAGATGGTTTCTGTTTCATCTGCTTCTGCGATGATTTCGCCCCATGGGTTGATGATGATCGAGTGACCGCCAAATTCATTGTCAGGATCAGCGCCGATACGGTTACAGGCAACGACGTAACATTGGTTTTCAATCGCTCGTGTAATCAAAAGGTTACGCCAGTGTTCCGTTCTAGGTTTCGGCCATTCAGCCGGTACAAACAACACTTTGGCACCATCAAGCGCATGCTTGCGCATCCATTCAGGGAAACGGATATCATAACAGATGAATCCTGCTGAAGGGACGCCATCGATTTCAAAATGCCCATCATTATTTCCTGCAGTCAGGTATTTTTCTTCATTCATAAGTCGGAACAAATGGACCTTGCTGTATTTTTTCACAACCTCACCTTCACGATCAAATACGATCATCGTGTTGTAGACGCTGTCTTCAGACCTTTCAGCGACGGAGCCCGCTATGATATTCACCCGGTAAGTCGATGCAAGAGAAGAGATGAATTCGATGGTCTGTTTCCCTTCATCATCACCGATTTCATCGAGCCTCTTTAAATCATA includes:
- a CDS encoding B12-binding domain-containing radical SAM protein encodes the protein MNIVVSTLNAKYIHTCLALRYLKTYCEPDFKIDMAEYTIKDPVMNIVSDLYSRNPDVIGFSCYIWNIEETIPIIEMMKKIKPDVKIVLGGPEVSYDVPQWLERLEHVDYIVVGEGEETFKDLLHAFEKEEDIDSVAGIAYRKNGKPFRTGPRPKLDLKTVPSPFRVEEDLPQLSKRVTYIETSRGCPYSCSFCLSSIEVGVRYFDIEMMKEEIRFLMDNGARTIKFVDRTFNIRRDYALEMFDFLIKEHLPGTVFQFEITADIMRPEVINFLNEHAPAGLFRFEIGVQSTNDNTNELVERRQNFEKLTRTVTTVRDGGKIVQHLDLIAGLPEENYDSFRKTFNDVFAFRIEEVQLGFLKMLRGTGMRLRADNHDYIYMDKAPYEILGNNVLSFDEIIKIKRVEDVLEKFWNDHRMDTTVSYLIDHVFPSAFDFFQQFGDYWETRGWSRIGHQLEDLFKRLHSFLSVLGISNLEIVEGLMKYDYFIRQNHKPRKPWWDFSMDKATQSAYLRFLADHPEKVSGDFKELNLSEKELHKHVMIERLSFDLDAFLTDDELVEKDTLLIVYFDPRQKTATSFTIDDEHTKTTEVV
- a CDS encoding 4a-hydroxytetrahydrobiopterin dehydratase, which encodes MERLTEELVSEQLQKLKDWKLTDEKWITKKYRFNDYLEGIDFVSKIARHSEEIQHHPLISIDYKLVTVKLSSWQAKGLTELDFKLAADYDRIYDQ
- a CDS encoding fumarylacetoacetate hydrolase family protein, whose protein sequence is MKFIYGNHQNEPIVAVLLENQTEKALDLTRAASAVGADLPNTLLEAVQLGEEFVKKVDELQSLLREQGNTEKYILELNSIELLAPIPRPTKNIFCVGKNYLDHALELGTDADVPEVPMIFSKAPTTVIGPEQSIIIPTEVTTDIDYEGELAVVIGKKGKAITREEAYDYVFGYTLINDVTARDLQSKHKQFLIGKSLDASCPMGPALVHKSAVPDPHDLHITTYVNGETRQSSSTSKMIFSIPELIEVLSKVMTLEPGDIIATGTPAGVGKGFKPPKYLKADDVVKIEVENIGILSNPVHNDV
- a CDS encoding NAD-dependent succinate-semialdehyde dehydrogenase, with product MDKGIFINNEWSDYGLEKVEVVNPATGERVGTVPRGGKKEARMAIDAAHEAFPSWSNLTAYDRAAYLETLYDLMLEHEDELAKLMTEEMGKPLKESKGEVQYAASFLKWFAEEGKRIYGRTIPASKENKRMQVNKQPVGVVGAITPWNFPAAMITRKLGPALAAGCTFVVKPPNETPLTAVRLVELCQEAGIPKGVVNLVSGKSSEIGEELLSNPKVRKVTFTGSTEVGKLLMKQGAEQVKNMSLELGGHAPIVVLDDADVKYAAAQSVASKFRNGGQTCICGNRIYVQEKIYDEFIEEVVAITKKLKVGNGLEEETDIGPMINKDAYEKVEKHVQNAIKQGAKCVVGGKGQEAENGTYYYEPTVLIDVEPSMLIMNEETFGPVAPIQKVKTDEEAVTYANMTPYGLAAYVFSEHYSRGLKVVEALDYGIVGWNDGVPSAAQAPFGGMKQSGLGREGGIEGIEEYLETKYISIGLKE
- a CDS encoding ornithine--oxo-acid transaminase, producing the protein MSKVRNQHGTEEIISKTEQYGAKNYLPLPIVISEAEGVWVKDPEGNKYMDMLSAYSAVNQGHRHPKIIEALKQQADRVTLTSRAFHNDQLAPFYEKVSKLTNKDMILPMNTGAEAVETAIKTARRWAYDVKGVQDNQAEIIACEGNFHGRTMTAVSLSSEAEYKRGFGPMLPGIKVIPYGDIEALRNAITENTAAFLFEPIQGEAGINIPEDGFLKEARELCTSENVLMVADEIQSGLGRSGKTFACDWENVVPDMYILGKALGGGVFPISCVAANKDILGVFSPGSHGSTFGGNPLGCAVAIASLEVLEEEKLVERSLELGNYFQEELKKINNPKIKEIRGRGLFIGVELTEAARSYCEELKEKGLLCKETHETVIRFAPPLVIDKKDLDWAIGKIKEVLEA
- a CDS encoding YisL family protein, coding for MLHAHVTSWAIAIILFFVTYFLLKAGKAKGHKITSMILRLFYVFIIVTGGMMFVQYLSGGYYEFKLFAKALVGIWVIGSMEMVLAKAKKGASVTGMWIMFVISLILVLYLGYHALPM
- a CDS encoding cupin domain-containing protein, which produces MKFYQFNPTQAKVIDRFSSSGVRISPFIRQEGFQQTACIHFEKEGCLGMHPATVNQLFIVVSGEGWVRVKDSEKVKVSAGIAVYWEPGEEHESGSEESMEVIVLEGANIDPSTFMAEIEVK
- a CDS encoding EAL domain-containing protein yields the protein MKTVSTIYSSKKQLQTFIDMNNLQSMHDRLLIQIFTSEGKVRISRLVEMLDQEFPNAAIIGATVDASFCKEIRTSGTTISFTVFDKVQLASIGISDDGNMEAHECGIYIAERIIKPDTKAVILFGSSSTYNNLGVLKGLEERVPGVVVAGGNAVPIGERNIEYLIFNEGLIDSGVTAVSLTGEELKASVHACLDWNTAGRSFMVTKAENSILYTLDDKPVKDIYEKYLGSEMTTSIIDSHSSFPLMVTRGEQTEPVMVKRFCEDGSIEVFQPIQEGCKVSIGCGDAGIFLDSMNCIYRQLENQPVEGLFLYSCLSRRRFFNIGIAHEMDMIKRLVPTVGAFTAGEYYHEDGKNDVLSYALSFLTLAENETYIDEQTFRNANNVASHYQEFLAMSQLVKASTEDLEVLNDSLMIAEEKISQLAYHDSLTGLPNRMYFHERLAEAIESAEKSNEKLAVMVIDLDEFKMINDSLGHQAGDRILKHVARNMSGMIEEEQCIARFAADEFLIFVPGASDLDKLTSLAKNILSVIKKPIFLNGKDYVLSGSIGISIYPDDARDDEHLLKNANLAMHRAKLDGRNSVQFFTMEMNESINERLEMEYHLRKAMSLGEFEIFYQPQINISDGKVFACEALLRWNHTKRGMIPPNLFIPIAEEAGLINEIGKWVLEQACNQVRRWHDQGAGHLSVCVNVSGRQFQRLEFVDEVKECLGISGLSPSALHIELTESIMLEDVEHSLWIINQLRALGVKISVDDFGTGYSSLSYLRDFPIDILKIDQSFIRNLEEFSSDAAIVRAIITMCEGLNVTVLAEGVETKKQLITLKNFGCDQVQGYYISKPVNPTQIQTFLTGNKII
- a CDS encoding carbon-nitrogen family hydrolase — its product is MKVAVIQMDIEFGKPQVNFEKVTATIRDACNESADVIVLPEMWTTGYDLKRLDEIGDDEGKQTIEFISSLASTYRVNIIAGSVAERSEDSVYNTMIVFDREGEVVKKYSKVHLFRLMNEEKYLTAGNNDGHFEIDGVPSAGFICYDIRFPEWMRKHALDGAKVLFVPAEWPKPRTEHWRNLLITRAIENQCYVVACNRIGADPDNEFGGHSIIINPWGEIIAEADETETILFADISIDELNEIRTRIPIYEDRRTDLY